From the Candidatus Margulisiibacteriota bacterium genome, one window contains:
- the argF gene encoding ornithine carbamoyltransferase, with product ILEGKAFGLIFEKPSTRTYVSFDIAINDLGGHSVTLPVTSLGNRESIYDIAKTMERYVDGLIIRTFKQQTLEDFARYFSKPVINALSDKFHPCQIMADYQTIVEKKGKKKVKIAYLGDGFNVANCLTILSSTVGYDIHLGMPKGYEPSAEILALAKKNALKSGSSIVVSHDAKAVAEDADVLYTDTWIPMGKEAEENKRIKVFQPFQLNTTILKKAKKDAIVMHCLPAHRGQEITDEVIDGKQSVVFDEAENRLHIQKAILTYLYS from the coding sequence AAATACTGGAAGGCAAAGCGTTTGGCCTGATCTTTGAAAAACCCAGTACCCGAACATATGTTTCCTTTGATATAGCAATCAATGACCTGGGTGGGCACTCAGTTACGCTACCCGTAACATCACTTGGGAACCGTGAATCCATATATGACATAGCGAAAACCATGGAACGTTATGTAGACGGCCTGATTATAAGAACATTTAAACAGCAGACCTTAGAAGATTTTGCCAGATATTTTTCCAAGCCTGTTATCAATGCTCTCTCTGATAAATTTCACCCCTGCCAGATTATGGCAGACTACCAGACTATAGTAGAAAAAAAGGGTAAGAAAAAAGTAAAGATAGCCTATCTTGGTGACGGTTTTAATGTAGCCAACTGCCTGACTATTCTTTCCAGTACAGTGGGTTATGATATACACCTGGGAATGCCAAAAGGTTATGAACCTTCCGCTGAAATTTTAGCCCTGGCGAAAAAAAATGCCCTAAAAAGCGGATCCAGTATAGTTGTAAGTCATGACGCAAAGGCGGTAGCAGAAGATGCCGATGTTTTATATACCGACACGTGGATTCCCATGGGCAAAGAAGCTGAGGAAAATAAACGCATCAAAGTATTTCAACCTTTTCAATTGAACACGACCATTCTAAAAAAAGCTAAAAAAGACGCAATAGTAATGCATTGTCTGCCGGCACATCGGGGACAGGAAATAACCGATGAAGTCATCGACGGCAAGCAATCAGTTGTATTTGATGAAGCTGAGAACAGACTGCATATTCAAAAAGCGATTCTCACTTATTTATACAGCTAA
- a CDS encoding GNAT family N-acetyltransferase has product MIKNITIQSFKPGQEKEIYLLIKKVFDELIGIEYSAEGITSFYDFIDPQNILNRFLNKNIILLAKDNGKIVGMLETRDFNHICLFFVNKKYHHQGIGKKLFLKMLSMVKSHTKFIDVNASPYSEKIYAKLGFQKTSEQTVKNGIKFIPMKMTISSS; this is encoded by the coding sequence ATGATAAAAAACATAACAATCCAAAGCTTTAAGCCCGGCCAGGAAAAAGAAATCTATTTGTTGATTAAAAAGGTTTTTGACGAACTGATCGGCATTGAATATTCCGCTGAAGGTATAACGAGTTTTTATGATTTTATAGATCCGCAAAATATCCTGAACAGATTTCTAAACAAAAATATTATACTTCTGGCAAAAGACAATGGAAAGATCGTCGGAATGCTGGAAACACGAGACTTTAATCATATCTGCCTGTTCTTTGTAAACAAAAAATATCACCATCAAGGGATCGGTAAAAAATTATTTTTGAAAATGTTAAGTATGGTAAAAAGTCATACAAAATTTATTGATGTAAACGCTTCACCATATTCTGAAAAAATTTATGCGAAATTGGGCTTCCAAAAAACAAGCGAACAAACAGTTAAAAATGGTATAAAATTTATCCCGATGAAAATGACTATATCGTCCTCATAA